The window AGACGATAATCAAGATAAAGTGTACAAGCTAATACAGATAAGGCTTTTTACTTAGTTAGTTGATACAGTTCTTATCTAAAAAATGTGCGTTAATGCAAGCATTTTTATATTTAGTAAAAGGAGCAAAATGAGTTACGAACCGGTCGTATTAGAAAAAAAATTAAATTCTCCAAGAATTATAGAAATAGCAACAATAGAGAATCAAGTTAATGCTGGCACAAAAGAATTGATGGCACTATCTCTGTTCTCTGGAGGGGGAGGATTAGATTTAGGCTTTTCAGCAGCAGGATTTAGAGTTGGATGCTCTACAGACATAGATCCATTCTCTTGCAAAACACTAATACTCAACAATGGAAGAAAAGTATTTTACAACCACGCGCACTCAATAACGGCTGATATAACAGAAATTTCAGCAGAATATTTACTAACAAATGCAGAGCTTTCTAATAGCGAAATCGATATTGTTTTAGGTGGCCCACCATGTCAAGCATTCTCTATATTTGGTCGTCGTCAAGGGTTAGATGATCCACGAGGTAATTTAGTATGGGAATATCTAAAAATTATTCAAGAAATCAAACCAAAAGCATTTGTTTTTGAAAATGTACCTGGCTTAAAATCTATTCATGATGGAAAGTTATTTGAAGAAATACTCAGAGAATTAACAATAAACGATACATACGCCATATCTACGCATAATTATCAAATGGCTGAATATGGAATCCCCCAATTCCGCGAACGAGTGTTTATTATAGGTGCAAAAAATGGGTCACTTGTTCCCCCAATGCTTCCAACGCATGGTAATGAACCATTATTAGGGCTTAAGAATTACCGCACTGTTAGGGAAGCACTTCGATATTTGCCTGAGCCAGGAACGTTCAGTAAAGTTCCTAATCACATCGGAAGAAAACATAGTCCAAGGATTGTCTCACGCTATGAAAACTTAAAATTTGGAGAGCGCGATCCAAAAACAAGAATAAATAAATTACATCCAGAGCGTCCAAGCTTTACGATAATTGTTGGTTCTGACAAAGGTGGTGGTAAAGGTCATATTCATCCATTCGTTCCCAGAGAAGTAACGCCGCGTGAATCAGCGCGTATGCAGACTTTTCCAGATTGGTGGGAATTTTATGGTACTGGACGGCACGTTATTAGGCAAGTCGGAAATGCGGTTCCTCCTCTTTTTGCTGCACTCCTTGCAGAGCATCTACGTGTGCATATTTTTGAGGAAACTAAACAAAAGAGCTATGAGGATTTTATAGACATATTAGGGCTTGGTTATCTTCAAGAATAAATAAAAAATGATAGCTCATGATTATTGATTTGTTCAGCCATAAAATACATTCAAGCGGCGATGATTGGCCTGATAAATTAGCGGAGTTGGCTGCAATATTTGGTGAATTTGATGGACAGCTTTATGACCGTTTTGCGTTTGAAAGCCGTCTACAGCGTATTAGTCCACGCGCATCTTACCTAACACAAGCAGTGTCTGCATTACCTTTAACACAAGGTGGTAGGTTAGATGTATCAAAGTTTCGTGATGAAATAAGTGCTTATCCAGCGTACTTAGGGCTTTACTTCCTTGAGAGATCAGCATCTGGATGGGTAGTTAGAGTTAGTGAGACAACAAAACGATTTTTGTTAAGAGAGGAGCCTGATGTTGCCTCGTTTCTTCGCCTTCAACTGCCTTTGTTCCAATATCCAAATGCAATGGGAGCGGCTTACACAAGCTACTCTAACAATCTCCGAATTCAAGCTAATACAAGAGATCGAACATTAGGATTTATAGAACAAGGTATTCATTTTTCACCTGTACGACTTATATCAGTTGCATTGAAGGCAGATGCTAAATTACGCGATGTCGAAATTTTTAGTGCTAATGTAACCTTTAAAGAAATATTTGGATTAGCGAATTCTCCAATGGTCAACCGAAAAGCTTTGCCGGATATTGAAAACGTTATAGTAGCATTAGATAGTATTCGACAAGGAAAGGCTTTAGTTCCTAACAAATTTGAAAGCAGATTTCATATCTTACGACATACTGAAATGTTCGATGTTAAACGTTGCATTCAACTTAGGGATAGCGTAAACGAGGCTGATCGCGAACAGTTGATAAGACGATTAGATGCAATATGCAGTATCAAAACTCAACTTAACGCTTTTGATAACTGCATTACTGCTAGAGACATTGAAGATGTAATTTCTAGCGGTGCATGGGGAAATTACTTTGATGGGGTAAGAGTTTTACCATCTCAGATTGTTGAGGTGCTAACAGACGATAAAGCACTTGAATCAATTATGATGCTTGAACCTGTTACACTTAGAAAAACTGAAATGATAGTACAGCCAGTTGCGGAAATATATCCTTTTAGAGATAGAACATCTTCATTGTCGCCTGTGAAACCGTATGATCGTAAGCGTGAGATGGCAGATCCTGAAATAACAAAAATTAAGAGACAACGCCGAAATTTATTACACAAAGAATTAATTGATAAGATGGATTATTGGTTACGAAATATCGGCGCACAACCTAAAGAAAACGACCATATTGATCTGTTTGCAAAAATCCCATCCGATGGCTCATTTATTTTTGAAATGAAAAGCGGAGGAGAAAACTTATTAGAACAGATTAGAAAGGGGCTTAGTCAACTTTACGAATACAGGTATCGTTATAAGTCTGTAATTAACGATAACCACATTTCTCTGTGCCTCGTATTACCAGAAAGTCCTGATTCTATCCCTTGGATAACAGAATATTTATGCAAAGACAGAGAAATCAACATCTGCTGGTTTGATGAGAACGATGATTTATTATGGCCAACTATTTGTTCTGAACAGATGAAAGTATTAAAAAGGCAATAATTCGTAATATTATATGATTTATTTATTCCTACTATAATTAAGAAAAATTTTATCCAATTTTAAGGCTTATCTCTAAAATTTTCATTATTGCTGCTATTTTAATTTTATTAAAGTTATTTTCAGTTATTTTTTGTCTAGTTAACATATTCTAAGCAATTTGTTTTTTGAGTTATAAATATCTCGTAATAATACCCGAATTCAGCAATAAGCCTCGACCGGGTAATAAAGCTAGGCTGCATTGCCTCTTAAATACCTTACTGCTTCTTGTCTATGGCAATCTTTGGTAAGAAATTAATTACTAGAGTTTATTATAGATTTATGACGAGCGCACTATCGGTATCGATTTGGATCATAAGCACCACCAAATTTATACCAAGATAACAATTTCTCTATAGATTTCCTACGTGAAGTTGTAAAATAAATGAGAAATGTTTGTTCACGTACATCTTCTATACTAGGAAATCTTGATATGATTTTTCCATTACTATCTACAACTTCTGTTGTTACTTTATTGCCATAAAAATCAGTCCCTTTTGTATATAAAAAACGCCAGATAGTTTTAAGAGTAACATCAGAATTTGACGAGGTTACAAATTTTTCTTTTACTAGCTTAGATACTTCTGGAGTCATCATTAATCCGAGTCGTACGAAAATTTTTTGTGTGCTTCCCGATTGAATATTTATAGGTAATTCTAATCTTTTAGTTTCTCCATTTTCAAGTAGATATAAACCTTGATCCATACCTGTATACCAATTTGCTGGAAAATCTTTTCCTACTTGAATAACCTTGTAATTGATTACAGATAAGTCACGATTTCCTAGATTAGATAAATATACTTCCCAATAGACTGAGATAATTCCTTGCCCACCACCAAACTCACGAATTTCTGTTTTACTATCTCCAACCGTTTTGACTGAGCTAACTTGGATACTATCAGAGGTTTGATTTATATAGTTTGAGATAATTCCAAAAAATATAAGTCCTCCGGTTAGAGCAGCAAACAAAGTAATTATTAAACGTTTTCTAGCTTTAATATGAGTCACAAACTGAATTGATTGTTTCTCTTTTTCAATGGCTATTTGCTCTTTCGGAGAGGCTTCGTATGTTTCTTCTCCATCTCCACGACGAATGAGAACTGTATATGGAGAATATTCTTTTTTAGGCGTTTTCAATTGTTTAGAGAGCCTATGTAAATAAGGAGATGGTGGAATGGAAACAACGAATAATTTTATGCCATCTACTACAACTTCTTCACATTGAATATCAGGAAGTCGGGGTTGGCAATACGAATTTATTTTCTGAAGAATCTCTTTTCGTGTAGGTATTGCATTTCCAACATCACGTAGAGTTGGAGTACCGTCGGCTTTCAACTTATCATCAGCACCTACAACAAGATATCCTGTTTGTGCAGCAGTTCCAGTATTACCATTAGCAAGTGCAATAACATCTTTGATCAACTCTGCCCATTGTTGCTCTTTGGCCTTCACCCATTCCTGAATATCAGACTGAGTTGTAGGTTTAGGTTCATAAATTTTGTACAGTTCAATCTTAAAGTCAAGCTTTGCGCTCTCTTCAGGTTTCCAAACAAGTTGCCGTAGGGTGGTGCTATCCATATTTTTAGGACATTAGTTAATAGTTATTTAGACGTTATGTGCTTTCCAATTGATAAGGCGACTAACACTACTTGAGCGTTTGCACATCAGGATAGTTAAGAATTTTCGCATCCACCGTTAATAAAGGACAATTATAAAATCTCGCTGTAGCCACAATAAGTTGGTCAAACGGGTCGCTATGGAAGCCGCTTAATTGAGTTGAATCAATTACAACCGGCAGGGACAAATTTAACAGTTGTACACCAGGATAAGCTAAAGCAACTTCTAACCATTTATCAATAGCCAAAGGTAAAATTAATCTATTTTTCTCTACCAATTTGGCTACTTCCCAGCATGAAAGAATGCTGACTCCTAAACCGTCCGGTTCGTAATCTTGTAGCCATTGTCGCTGTTGTTGGTTCAGTCGTGAATCGTTCTGAACCCACCAAACCCAAATATGAGTATCAAGTACAATCATTGCAAAACTTCCCAGTCCTCTAAAGCGACGGGTTCTGTGGGGTCGTCATAACGGTATGGCTGTGTGTTGTGCAAAGGATAAGAATTTGTACCTGATTGGGGTAAATGTTGGGCTTGATGCTGTGGAGTTTTTGTTTCGAGAATAATCACTTCCACCGCATCCCCAGCGTGAAAGGGTAAACCCTGTAGCGTCAGAGTTCCATCTTCAGTTAAAACAACTTCTATCTTGTGAGCATTCATATTTCAACACAGTAAGCAGGGTTTTCAGTCTGAGTTACAGTTGTAACAATGTAATAATGTAATTAGATACAAATGTAATAAAGTAATTAATTACATTATCTCTTTAACTCCGACTCAACTAGAGCAATCATATACTCCTTAATAGTCATGCCCTTTTGGGTAGCGCGGATTTTAATCTCCTGGTGCTGTGCTTCGGTGACTTCAAAAGTAACGCGCTTGCTTTTACCGTTGTTAACTTCTTCAGTAACTATAGTGCTAGGCACTTCAGCACCATTGCGACTTTCTACCCATGCTGCTGCTTCTTCAGGAACAGATGTTTTCTGAACACTTGGCTTTAAACTTAATTTTTGTGATTTTTTAGTTTCTGTCATGATTCGCTTCCTCTGTTGCTTCTAATATTTCCTTAACAACTGCTCGTACTTCATCACTTGCAGCACTTTTGGGGGCAGTTTCCAAAACCGTACTCCCAATATTCAAACACTCGGCAAATGCGACCCTTTGACTTATCTGTGCTTTCAGCACTGGAAAGGGGTATTCCTCCAAAACTTCCGTCACCTCTCGGCCAAGAGCAGTGTTCACTATTTTTCTGTTGATCAAAAACGCTGCTGTTAGCTCAGGTTTATATATAGTGGCCTCTTGTACCAGTTCTACTACCTCATGCACTGCCCACACATCTAGGGGAGATGGTTGTACAGGAACTAACACAAAATCCACTGCCATGATTGCTGATCTGGTTAAGTCAGAAACTCTTGGCGCACCATCAAGAAAAACAAAATCATACCCAAGCGATAGTTTGGGCA is drawn from Tolypothrix sp. PCC 7712 and contains these coding sequences:
- the parA gene encoding ParA family partition ATPase: MKIAILNQKGGSGKTTVSIHLAHAFSIKGYRVLLVDTDPQGSTRDWAAARNGEAPFSVIGLDRPILHKELPKLSLGYDFVFLDGAPRVSDLTRSAIMAVDFVLVPVQPSPLDVWAVHEVVELVQEATIYKPELTAAFLINRKIVNTALGREVTEVLEEYPFPVLKAQISQRVAFAECLNIGSTVLETAPKSAASDEVRAVVKEILEATEEANHDRN
- a CDS encoding plasmid partition protein ParG; translated protein: MTETKKSQKLSLKPSVQKTSVPEEAAAWVESRNGAEVPSTIVTEEVNNGKSKRVTFEVTEAQHQEIKIRATQKGMTIKEYMIALVESELKR
- a CDS encoding type II toxin-antitoxin system VapC family toxin → MIVLDTHIWVWWVQNDSRLNQQQRQWLQDYEPDGLGVSILSCWEVAKLVEKNRLILPLAIDKWLEVALAYPGVQLLNLSLPVVIDSTQLSGFHSDPFDQLIVATARFYNCPLLTVDAKILNYPDVQTLK
- a CDS encoding helix-turn-helix domain-containing protein; protein product: MDSTTLRQLVWKPEESAKLDFKIELYKIYEPKPTTQSDIQEWVKAKEQQWAELIKDVIALANGNTGTAAQTGYLVVGADDKLKADGTPTLRDVGNAIPTRKEILQKINSYCQPRLPDIQCEEVVVDGIKLFVVSIPPSPYLHRLSKQLKTPKKEYSPYTVLIRRGDGEETYEASPKEQIAIEKEKQSIQFVTHIKARKRLIITLFAALTGGLIFFGIISNYINQTSDSIQVSSVKTVGDSKTEIREFGGGQGIISVYWEVYLSNLGNRDLSVINYKVIQVGKDFPANWYTGMDQGLYLLENGETKRLELPINIQSGSTQKIFVRLGLMMTPEVSKLVKEKFVTSSNSDVTLKTIWRFLYTKGTDFYGNKVTTEVVDSNGKIISRFPSIEDVREQTFLIYFTTSRRKSIEKLLSWYKFGGAYDPNRYR
- a CDS encoding DNA cytosine methyltransferase, producing MSYEPVVLEKKLNSPRIIEIATIENQVNAGTKELMALSLFSGGGGLDLGFSAAGFRVGCSTDIDPFSCKTLILNNGRKVFYNHAHSITADITEISAEYLLTNAELSNSEIDIVLGGPPCQAFSIFGRRQGLDDPRGNLVWEYLKIIQEIKPKAFVFENVPGLKSIHDGKLFEEILRELTINDTYAISTHNYQMAEYGIPQFRERVFIIGAKNGSLVPPMLPTHGNEPLLGLKNYRTVREALRYLPEPGTFSKVPNHIGRKHSPRIVSRYENLKFGERDPKTRINKLHPERPSFTIIVGSDKGGGKGHIHPFVPREVTPRESARMQTFPDWWEFYGTGRHVIRQVGNAVPPLFAALLAEHLRVHIFEETKQKSYEDFIDILGLGYLQE